A window of the Radiobacillus deserti genome harbors these coding sequences:
- a CDS encoding glycosyltransferase family 4 protein, producing the protein MIQQLRKREYIKRLQELRTPLKQSLGLNPKQKDSLHVVYIMNQVGVWGGVKIVLEHANRLTSSGFKVTILSHFPRPDWYSFEGNYIKVPFSMDVAEAIPNCDVIVATYWDQIDMCIKTGIAPVIYFEQGDNHLFDYENLNEETREIVKQQYQLPKFIFTVSNQTAILIKKYYNRDSKVIHNAIDEKVFHSQVDSFKWKNDYILMMGSDKAEFKGIRDILDAYKLVKKKKEHLDLIWISPNEPEFKNMDKSLISKYMVNPPQELIASLYKGALMFVSGSHYESFSLPVLEAMSCGCPVISTSNPGVLEYALDEKNVLLTEIKNSEAMSSAMLRILDNTSLQEALITNGLKTASQFSWDIITKKLASYYTEVSRYYPVQSSTEDDWNITISKEDFNTSDDYEKFMKTLLTCKENFVQIPFSYELIDDHPMAIWTTVATRKTQNVDSQENKKVYCKTKISKDIEHLPEAYKIFHDGKYDACLHMLNNNLLLETDSQKKAVYIKWIALCLIELQRDKEAFSLLKKSIQVYNNNSDLYYLLLLVSFFLKNANNAAAENEAVIKQVINIMGDCTDYMEFFINVEQLISKHLPQDH; encoded by the coding sequence TTGATTCAGCAGTTAAGAAAACGAGAATATATAAAAAGATTACAAGAACTTAGGACACCATTGAAGCAATCTCTAGGATTAAATCCAAAACAAAAAGATTCACTTCATGTTGTCTATATAATGAACCAAGTAGGAGTCTGGGGTGGAGTCAAGATAGTACTCGAACATGCGAATAGACTTACTTCTAGCGGTTTCAAAGTAACTATATTATCACATTTCCCACGGCCAGATTGGTATTCTTTTGAAGGAAATTATATAAAAGTCCCTTTTTCTATGGATGTCGCAGAAGCTATACCAAATTGTGATGTAATTGTCGCAACCTACTGGGATCAAATCGATATGTGTATAAAAACTGGGATCGCACCAGTGATTTATTTTGAACAAGGAGACAATCACTTATTTGATTATGAAAATCTAAATGAAGAAACACGGGAGATTGTAAAGCAGCAATATCAATTACCAAAATTTATATTTACCGTATCTAATCAAACAGCGATTTTAATTAAAAAATATTACAATAGGGATTCAAAGGTTATTCATAATGCAATAGATGAAAAAGTTTTCCATAGTCAGGTCGATTCATTTAAGTGGAAAAATGATTATATATTAATGATGGGTAGTGACAAAGCTGAATTCAAAGGTATAAGAGATATTTTAGATGCCTATAAACTAGTGAAGAAAAAGAAAGAACATTTAGATTTAATATGGATTTCACCAAATGAACCTGAATTTAAAAATATGGACAAAAGCTTGATTAGTAAGTATATGGTAAATCCGCCTCAAGAGTTAATCGCTAGCCTATACAAAGGGGCACTCATGTTTGTTTCAGGATCTCACTATGAATCTTTTTCTCTTCCAGTATTAGAAGCGATGTCTTGTGGCTGTCCCGTTATCAGTACAAGTAATCCAGGGGTTCTTGAATATGCTTTAGATGAAAAGAATGTATTACTTACAGAGATTAAAAATTCTGAAGCCATGTCTTCAGCGATGCTACGAATATTAGATAATACATCATTACAAGAAGCATTAATTACAAATGGTTTAAAGACTGCTAGTCAATTTTCATGGGATATCATCACGAAAAAACTTGCGTCATATTATACCGAAGTGTCCAGATATTATCCTGTCCAATCGTCAACTGAAGACGATTGGAACATTACCATTTCAAAAGAAGATTTTAATACAAGTGATGATTACGAAAAGTTCATGAAAACTCTACTTACTTGTAAAGAGAATTTTGTTCAGATTCCGTTTTCATACGAATTAATAGACGACCACCCGATGGCGATTTGGACAACCGTTGCGACTAGAAAAACTCAAAATGTAGATTCACAGGAGAACAAAAAAGTGTATTGTAAAACAAAGATTTCTAAAGACATAGAACATTTACCTGAAGCCTATAAAATTTTTCATGATGGGAAATATGATGCCTGCTTACACATGTTGAACAATAACCTTCTCTTGGAAACGGATTCCCAAAAAAAGGCTGTTTATATAAAGTGGATTGCGCTTTGTTTGATAGAACTCCAGCGAGATAAAGAAGCCTTTTCATTACTTAAAAAGTCCATTCAGGTATATAACAATAACTCCGACCTATATTATCTATTATTATTAGTGTCTTTTTTTCTAAAAAATGCAAATAATGCTGCTGCTGAAAATGAAGCAGTTATTAAACAAGTCATAAACATTATGGGAGATTGTACAGATTACATGGAATTTTTTATTAATGTTGAACAACTAATCTCCAAACATTTACCACAAGATCATTAG
- a CDS encoding FkbM family methyltransferase encodes MHGIYIGNNRVLIQTRVLGIRMLAYADDLSLTPDLVFNGAFEIPLTQYLASNVNQGDTVIDIGANIGYFTLLFGKLTGTNGKIVAYEANKRNFSLLQENTAYHVLGDRVKLYNKAVYSEETELTFYSSNKWTGNGSLVRHDETYFGKFITDEVTEEKVEAVPVDIHLGDYPFVHFIKMDIEGGEYHGFLGMKSLLENKKVGEIIFELNYLRMKETWSKTKLLLEDYQSQFGLGFYLINEKGELVPTDLTFLFRQEFVESVVIKCQ; translated from the coding sequence GTGCATGGAATTTATATTGGAAATAATAGGGTGTTAATCCAGACAAGAGTATTAGGGATAAGAATGTTGGCATATGCCGATGATTTAAGTCTGACACCTGATTTAGTATTTAATGGTGCATTCGAGATACCATTGACGCAATACTTAGCTTCAAACGTAAATCAAGGTGATACTGTTATTGACATAGGAGCTAACATAGGATATTTTACACTTTTGTTCGGAAAATTAACTGGAACAAATGGCAAGATTGTTGCTTATGAAGCAAACAAAAGAAATTTTAGCTTGTTACAAGAGAATACTGCATACCATGTCCTCGGAGATAGAGTTAAGCTATACAATAAAGCTGTGTACTCAGAGGAAACGGAACTTACTTTTTATTCTAGTAATAAATGGACAGGAAACGGCTCTTTAGTTCGACATGATGAAACATATTTTGGAAAATTTATAACGGATGAGGTTACTGAGGAAAAAGTCGAAGCAGTTCCAGTAGATATTCATTTAGGTGACTACCCATTTGTGCATTTTATAAAAATGGACATCGAAGGAGGGGAATATCATGGTTTTTTAGGAATGAAGAGTCTATTAGAGAATAAAAAGGTTGGAGAGATAATTTTCGAATTAAATTATCTGCGAATGAAGGAAACATGGAGCAAAACAAAACTCTTACTTGAAGATTATCAGAGCCAATTTGGACTGGGATTTTATTTGATCAACGAAAAGGGAGAATTAGTTCCAACGGATCTGACTTTTTTATTTAGGCAAGAATTTGTTGAATCGGTAGTGATTAAGTGCCAATAG
- a CDS encoding glycosyltransferase, whose product MISVIMPVYNASPYLKESIDSILNQTEPNFELIIVNDGSTDNSEEIILGYKDSRIAYYKQKNSGGAAARNLAFEKAKGDFIVFQDADDVSLLNRFELLKRQFISDEIGFVHSDMLLIDDKGKTLGYWQARQVDPKTTLRHFLKKGTAFNNASIMLRKDLIKSYYDVNLKIGEDTDFITSFAFKWHSIHVDRPLLLYRRHTNNVSTESNYDTLYSHVQKMVKQTPLEELIPEINWESGYDIDNELRAKCILALLLLRRGMIHDAQRYLKEVVSKNSDSIEIDTKKFILAFSHLMKNNLEASVQSLEAISIKDHIVYNYLGEIFAYKGRNEEADNYFMKSLFLSPMYVEPLDNLKSLGASSHYSFTDNVWSKYKT is encoded by the coding sequence ATGATAAGTGTAATAATGCCAGTTTACAATGCTAGCCCATATTTAAAAGAATCTATAGATAGTATTCTAAATCAAACCGAGCCAAATTTTGAGTTAATTATCGTCAATGATGGATCAACAGACAATAGTGAGGAAATTATACTTGGTTATAAAGATAGTAGAATTGCCTATTATAAGCAGAAAAATAGTGGTGGGGCAGCTGCTCGTAACCTGGCTTTCGAAAAAGCTAAGGGAGATTTTATTGTTTTTCAGGATGCTGATGATGTTTCTCTGTTGAATAGGTTTGAATTGTTAAAAAGACAATTTATATCAGATGAAATAGGCTTTGTCCATTCGGACATGTTGTTAATCGATGATAAAGGAAAAACTTTAGGATACTGGCAAGCACGTCAAGTTGATCCAAAGACGACATTGAGGCATTTTTTAAAAAAAGGGACAGCTTTTAATAACGCAAGTATTATGCTTAGAAAAGATTTAATAAAATCATATTACGATGTAAACCTTAAAATAGGAGAAGATACTGACTTTATCACTAGCTTTGCGTTTAAATGGCACTCAATTCATGTAGATAGGCCACTGCTGCTTTATAGAAGACATACTAATAATGTGTCAACTGAATCCAATTATGACACGTTATATTCACATGTCCAAAAGATGGTAAAACAGACACCTTTAGAGGAATTGATTCCTGAAATAAATTGGGAAAGTGGATATGATATAGATAATGAACTGCGAGCAAAGTGTATTTTAGCATTATTGCTATTACGTAGAGGGATGATTCACGATGCTCAAAGATATTTAAAAGAGGTAGTATCAAAAAATAGTGATTCAATAGAAATAGATACCAAAAAATTCATTTTAGCATTTAGTCATTTAATGAAAAATAATTTAGAAGCGTCTGTCCAAAGCCTTGAAGCAATCTCTATTAAAGATCATATTGTCTATAATTATTTAGGAGAAATATTCGCTTATAAAGGGAGAAATGAGGAAGCGGATAATTATTTTATGAAATCTTTGTTTCTGAGCCCCATGTATGTAGAGCCATTAGATAATTTGAAATCTTTAGGAGCATCTTCCCATTACAGTTTCACTGACAACGTTTGGAGTAAATATAAAACATAA
- a CDS encoding glycosyltransferase family 4 protein — translation MNILLLSLGKHPSPGGVDTYIRMVTKAMEAKGHTVELLCYNQLGTLPEASIYKINQFHNLMKEKYQSKLPPFYIVLEVQKFAFNEIIANYDFSKIDVVHSQSGILSKVMKEVYPSIPVVGTIHSSLYTDSIVGNWVNKLDAATLFAKFDNYAIESPDEVITISTEVDKNLPLIPTKKRNIVFNAIDTDEFLPQEEKSSEKVRIATSGFLTRTKGYDILFEAVTSISKKYQESIEISLFGDGPEKGKLISYANNHQLPVTFHGYIDRHQLVRLLPTYDLFIQPSRAESFCLAVTEAMASGCVPICSKVEGGMLDQVKHMDNGLLFENENVKDLSEKLELLIQNSNLRKKLSIGAVNTARSKFSLKVFADSLEMVYQKAINKL, via the coding sequence ATGAACATTCTTTTATTGTCTCTTGGGAAACATCCTTCCCCAGGTGGAGTAGATACTTATATTCGAATGGTCACCAAGGCTATGGAAGCTAAGGGACATACAGTCGAATTATTATGCTATAACCAATTAGGTACGTTACCTGAAGCTTCAATATATAAAATTAACCAGTTTCATAATTTAATGAAAGAAAAATATCAAAGCAAATTACCGCCTTTTTACATTGTTTTAGAGGTTCAAAAGTTTGCATTCAACGAAATAATAGCTAATTATGATTTTTCGAAGATTGATGTCGTTCATTCACAAAGTGGTATTCTAAGTAAAGTAATGAAGGAAGTATATCCGAGTATACCAGTTGTGGGAACGATTCATAGCTCTCTTTACACAGATTCTATTGTTGGAAACTGGGTGAACAAACTGGATGCCGCAACACTTTTTGCGAAATTTGATAACTATGCTATTGAGTCACCAGATGAAGTTATAACCATCTCAACAGAGGTAGATAAAAATCTACCTCTTATTCCTACCAAAAAGCGAAATATTGTATTTAACGCAATCGATACGGATGAATTTTTACCTCAAGAAGAAAAAAGCAGTGAAAAGGTACGAATTGCAACATCTGGCTTTTTAACAAGAACTAAAGGATATGATATTTTATTTGAAGCAGTTACTTCTATATCAAAAAAATATCAGGAAAGTATTGAAATTTCCTTATTTGGGGATGGTCCCGAAAAGGGAAAGTTAATATCATACGCCAATAATCACCAATTACCTGTAACTTTTCATGGGTACATTGATAGACATCAATTAGTAAGATTACTTCCAACCTATGATTTATTCATTCAGCCTTCAAGAGCGGAATCATTTTGTTTGGCGGTTACTGAAGCTATGGCAAGTGGGTGTGTTCCGATATGTAGCAAAGTAGAAGGCGGTATGTTAGACCAAGTGAAACATATGGATAACGGACTTTTATTTGAAAATGAAAATGTAAAAGATTTATCAGAAAAATTGGAATTACTTATTCAAAATAGTAACTTAAGAAAGAAACTATCTATTGGTGCAGTTAATACTGCAAGAAGCAAATTCTCTTTAAAGGTATTTGCCGACAGCTTAGAAATGGTTTATCAAAAAGCTATTAATAAATTATAA
- a CDS encoding TPR domain-containing glycosyltransferase, producing MSNFTVSLCMIVKNEEKYLKRCLDSVKDKVQELVIVDTGSTDKTVEIAESYHAKVYNYEWNNDFAEARNYAITQATSDFILILDADEYIAGDINFTEALQDRYDYYITGIKNFSNNGTVYSHDAIRVFKNGINLSYYGRVHEHLDIEGLNLSHGKLGKLINHDGYQKQVMVEKNKYERNMKLLKLESKENPTGYNLYNLARAYKQNEDYTKAVETFKKAYSLSKKNAILNDLLYQLVDCLRLQGRFEEGMQVCEEAIEVFPDYTDLHYVKGLLFMEAGYLEEAKQAFQKCLLLGEVENGTTREGTGSYLSNYQLALIQEEIGERPDAIEQAFLSLKGNKKIALPFYLDILLKSNVPNNDVVESLNNLFRMDNKEDLLTVVSSAYFIKHPVLTQYILPDLESFEPNIQAVAYMLSKNYEKALETWVKVDSISEVDIPEVLTLLLATNNKVCLKDLRRSINVSDKEWKMLNFVLEGNTPNNYQISIDLQDHLLKVAKNLIILQEYDKFQEFSKIFLVQPIHYQLQLCEILSNFRFDEVVINLLLDIIDKQPNSEKALTLLGEVCFRNGHYGEAVICYERLNEINKKYEYMYRLYKIYEKKNDFDHLFKINDEIKRNYPYSLLSLGN from the coding sequence ATGAGCAATTTTACCGTTTCTTTATGTATGATAGTGAAAAATGAAGAAAAGTATCTAAAGAGATGTTTAGACAGTGTGAAGGACAAAGTACAAGAATTGGTGATAGTGGATACTGGTTCAACAGATAAAACGGTGGAAATAGCGGAAAGTTATCATGCGAAGGTATATAACTATGAGTGGAATAATGATTTCGCGGAAGCCAGAAATTATGCAATTACTCAGGCGACTTCTGATTTTATATTAATATTGGACGCGGATGAATACATTGCTGGAGATATTAACTTTACAGAGGCATTGCAAGATCGGTACGACTATTATATTACCGGAATTAAAAACTTCTCGAATAACGGAACTGTTTATAGCCACGATGCCATTCGTGTTTTTAAAAATGGTATCAACCTAAGCTACTACGGAAGAGTACACGAACATCTTGATATTGAAGGATTGAATTTGTCACACGGAAAATTAGGGAAACTTATTAACCACGATGGTTATCAAAAGCAAGTAATGGTAGAGAAAAACAAGTATGAAAGAAATATGAAGTTATTGAAACTTGAATCAAAAGAGAATCCTACAGGATATAACCTGTACAACTTAGCAAGAGCATATAAACAAAATGAAGATTACACAAAAGCTGTTGAAACTTTTAAGAAAGCTTATTCGTTGAGCAAAAAGAATGCTATATTAAATGATTTGCTTTATCAGTTAGTAGATTGTTTAAGATTACAAGGTAGATTTGAAGAGGGAATGCAAGTTTGTGAAGAAGCTATTGAGGTTTTTCCTGATTATACAGATTTACATTATGTGAAAGGCTTATTATTTATGGAAGCTGGCTATCTAGAAGAGGCAAAACAAGCTTTTCAGAAATGTTTACTTTTAGGGGAAGTAGAAAATGGGACTACAAGGGAAGGAACGGGTTCTTACCTTTCCAACTATCAGTTAGCATTAATACAGGAGGAAATAGGAGAACGTCCAGACGCCATTGAACAAGCGTTTCTTTCCTTGAAGGGCAATAAAAAAATAGCTTTACCATTTTATCTTGATATTTTGCTTAAGAGTAATGTGCCAAATAATGATGTAGTCGAAAGTTTAAATAATCTATTCCGAATGGATAATAAAGAAGATCTTTTAACTGTTGTTTCTTCTGCATATTTCATAAAGCATCCAGTTCTTACTCAATACATTCTACCTGATTTGGAAAGTTTTGAACCAAATATCCAAGCAGTTGCCTATATGCTTTCAAAGAATTATGAAAAAGCGTTAGAAACCTGGGTGAAGGTAGATAGTATCAGTGAAGTCGATATTCCCGAGGTATTGACCCTTCTTTTAGCCACAAATAATAAAGTATGTTTAAAAGATCTGAGAAGATCGATAAATGTTTCAGACAAGGAATGGAAAATGCTCAATTTTGTATTAGAAGGCAATACTCCAAATAATTATCAAATTAGCATTGATTTACAAGATCATTTACTTAAGGTTGCAAAAAACTTAATTATTTTACAAGAATATGACAAGTTTCAAGAATTCAGTAAGATATTTTTAGTTCAACCCATTCATTATCAACTACAATTATGCGAAATTTTATCAAATTTTCGCTTCGATGAAGTAGTAATTAATTTGCTGTTAGATATTATAGATAAGCAACCAAATAGTGAAAAAGCGTTGACTTTATTAGGTGAGGTTTGCTTTAGAAATGGTCATTATGGGGAGGCTGTAATTTGCTATGAAAGATTGAATGAGATAAATAAAAAATATGAATATATGTATAGATTATATAAAATATATGAAAAGAAAAACGACTTTGATCATTTATTTAAAATTAATGACGAAATAAAAAGAAACTACCCATATTCATTGCTTAGTTTAGGTAACTAA
- the hag gene encoding flagellin Hag — MRINHNIAALNTYRQLSSNTANTQSSLEKLSSGLRINRAGDDAAGLAISEKMRGQIRGLEQAERNAQDGISLIQTAEGALNETHSILQRMRELTVQAGNLGTNSKTEDLKAINDEIDQLAKELNGISDRTEFNGKKLLNGDFASSSLTFQIGANEGQQLSINIDDMSASALGVEAADLGISALADGGDTDAALTALDTAINTVSSQRSELGATQNRLQHTINNLSNANENLTAAESRIRDVDMAKEMMAFTKNNILTQAAQSMLAQANQQPQGVLQLLR; from the coding sequence ATGAGAATTAATCACAATATCGCAGCTTTAAACACGTACCGTCAATTATCATCAAACACAGCTAATACTCAAAGTTCATTAGAAAAACTATCTTCCGGTCTTCGCATCAACCGTGCTGGAGATGATGCGGCTGGTCTTGCAATTTCTGAAAAAATGCGTGGTCAAATCCGTGGTCTAGAGCAAGCGGAAAGAAACGCACAAGACGGAATTTCTCTTATTCAAACTGCAGAAGGTGCTTTGAACGAAACTCACAGCATTCTTCAAAGAATGAGAGAGCTTACTGTACAAGCTGGTAACTTAGGTACAAACAGCAAAACAGAAGATTTAAAAGCTATCAATGACGAAATAGATCAACTAGCTAAAGAGCTTAATGGAATCAGCGACAGAACAGAATTCAACGGTAAAAAACTTTTGAATGGTGACTTTGCTTCTTCTAGTTTAACTTTCCAAATTGGTGCTAACGAAGGGCAACAACTTTCTATTAACATTGATGACATGAGTGCAAGTGCTCTTGGAGTTGAAGCAGCTGACTTAGGAATCAGTGCTCTTGCAGACGGTGGAGATACAGATGCTGCATTAACTGCTCTTGATACTGCAATCAATACAGTATCTTCTCAACGTTCTGAACTTGGGGCTACTCAAAACAGACTTCAACACACAATTAACAACTTAAGCAATGCCAACGAAAACTTGACTGCTGCTGAATCCCGTATCCGTGACGTTGATATGGCGAAAGAAATGATGGCATTCACTAAAAATAACATCCTTACTCAAGCAGCTCAATCTATGCTTGCTCAAGCTAACCAACAACCACAAGGTGTATTACAATTATTAAGATAA
- the csrA gene encoding carbon storage regulator CsrA: MLVLTRKIGDSIQIGEHIEVKVLSIDGEQVKLGIEAPKDVDVFRHEIYEQILEENKQASQMKKNALDLLKNIKKD; encoded by the coding sequence GTGCTAGTATTGACAAGAAAAATTGGTGACTCTATTCAGATTGGTGAACATATAGAAGTAAAGGTACTTAGTATAGATGGTGAACAAGTTAAGCTAGGCATTGAAGCACCTAAAGATGTGGATGTTTTTAGACACGAAATATATGAGCAAATACTTGAAGAAAACAAACAAGCAAGCCAAATGAAAAAAAATGCACTAGATTTATTAAAAAATATAAAAAAAGACTAA
- the fliW gene encoding flagellar assembly protein FliW: MNIETYYFGELDVKDERVLSFEAGLPGFLDERQFVLLDLPDNPTFHVLQSVQTPEVAFIVTNPHLFYKDYEFVIEDKVVDILQIENEEQVSILSIVTLREPFSQSTINLQAPIVINTKQQVAKQVILNNEGFTTKHPLLTESRV; this comes from the coding sequence ATGAACATTGAAACATATTATTTCGGAGAACTAGACGTAAAAGATGAACGTGTATTATCGTTTGAAGCTGGATTACCTGGATTTCTGGATGAAAGGCAATTTGTCTTATTAGACTTGCCAGATAATCCAACTTTCCATGTGCTACAGTCCGTTCAAACGCCTGAAGTGGCATTCATTGTAACTAATCCCCATTTATTCTATAAAGATTATGAATTTGTTATAGAAGATAAAGTGGTAGATATACTACAAATTGAGAATGAAGAACAAGTTTCTATCTTATCTATAGTGACACTAAGAGAACCATTCAGTCAATCGACTATCAATCTTCAAGCGCCCATTGTAATTAATACTAAACAACAAGTGGCAAAACAAGTTATTTTAAATAACGAAGGGTTTACAACTAAACACCCACTTTTGACAGAAAGTAGGGTTTAA
- a CDS encoding DUF6470 family protein gives MRLPQVRLESQMAKIQIQSTPAVQTIQQPKALQSIEQPHATVTMSTTPGKLTIDQTKAWEDMNLYGPLRAAEKEGMRGKQAVLEGISRRAQQGQELMKIENKGNPIVNQAIVNGHKPMKQFNIGWIPSLFSVKTHYTPSELDVNVKAKSPIINHEPQSPIVEFHSGSVETSLQQEASLDVDFVNVNWK, from the coding sequence ATGAGGCTCCCACAAGTAAGATTAGAATCACAAATGGCTAAGATACAAATCCAATCAACACCTGCGGTTCAGACTATACAACAACCAAAAGCGTTACAGTCTATTGAACAACCACATGCCACTGTGACTATGTCTACAACACCAGGTAAGCTTACCATTGATCAAACCAAAGCTTGGGAAGACATGAACTTATATGGACCATTAAGAGCTGCTGAAAAAGAAGGAATGAGAGGTAAGCAAGCTGTATTAGAAGGAATTAGTCGAAGAGCACAACAAGGGCAGGAACTTATGAAAATTGAAAATAAAGGTAATCCTATAGTGAATCAGGCTATAGTAAATGGACATAAGCCGATGAAACAATTCAATATCGGATGGATTCCATCTTTATTTTCTGTAAAGACGCACTACACTCCATCTGAATTGGATGTAAACGTAAAAGCAAAAAGCCCTATTATTAATCACGAGCCACAAAGTCCGATTGTAGAATTCCATTCAGGTTCAGTCGAGACGAGCTTACAACAAGAAGCGAGCTTAGATGTTGATTTTGTAAATGTTAATTGGAAATAG
- the flgL gene encoding flagellar hook-associated protein FlgL, protein MRVTQGMLTNNMLRNLSKSYSNLGTYMDQLSTGKKVNRPSDDPVVVMKGMGYRSQVIEVEQYERNLSEVHNWMDNTDSSLDKATKALQRLRELAVQASNGTYEENQRESIKAEVDQLKEHLLDIANTKVNNKYIFNGTATTGGQNGKEPVYIDETTGELIVSTNDQDVLIEVSSGVKIPVNVDATQVFGKDMFDKLEAFSTALDLDDQDAIQQSISDMDSLATNVVNVRADLGARMNRVDLIEDRLSSQVITAERMMSDNEDIDAEEVIMNLTTQESIHRAALSAGSRVIQPTLMDFLR, encoded by the coding sequence ATGCGCGTAACACAAGGGATGTTAACGAACAATATGCTTCGTAACCTAAGTAAAAGTTATAGTAATCTAGGAACATATATGGATCAATTGTCGACTGGAAAAAAAGTAAACCGGCCTTCTGATGATCCAGTGGTTGTCATGAAAGGGATGGGTTACCGTTCTCAAGTGATTGAGGTGGAACAGTATGAAAGAAACCTTAGTGAGGTCCACAATTGGATGGATAACACGGATTCATCACTAGATAAGGCTACTAAAGCACTCCAAAGATTACGAGAATTAGCGGTACAAGCTAGTAATGGAACTTATGAAGAGAATCAACGTGAAAGCATAAAAGCAGAGGTTGATCAGCTTAAAGAACATTTACTAGATATAGCTAACACGAAAGTGAATAATAAGTATATTTTTAATGGAACTGCAACTACGGGCGGTCAAAATGGAAAAGAGCCAGTCTATATTGATGAAACTACTGGAGAATTAATTGTTTCCACTAATGATCAAGATGTACTGATTGAAGTATCATCAGGAGTTAAGATTCCAGTAAATGTCGATGCAACACAGGTTTTTGGTAAGGATATGTTTGATAAGCTTGAAGCATTTTCTACTGCTTTAGATTTAGATGATCAAGATGCGATTCAACAGTCTATTTCTGATATGGATAGCTTAGCTACTAATGTAGTTAATGTCAGAGCAGATTTAGGTGCAAGAATGAATCGAGTTGACTTAATCGAGGACCGACTTTCCAGTCAAGTAATTACGGCTGAACGAATGATGTCAGATAACGAGGACATCGACGCAGAAGAAGTAATCATGAATTTAACCACACAAGAAAGTATCCACAGAGCAGCATTAAGTGCAGGATCAAGAGTTATTCAACCTACTCTTATGGACTTCTTAAGGTAA
- a CDS encoding flagellar basal body rod C-terminal domain-containing protein: MVPFCVVSGTQQGAAASLSVSQAIQDDEDLVAASAYRDINGDGVFDGAGDGNNALNLAKMITEPLANLGDNTSVKGFYASIIGKLGVDSQEALRMQNNAGVLQQQVQERKQSVSAVSLDEEMTNMITFQHAYNAAARSMTTVDEMLDRVINNMGLVGR, from the coding sequence GTGGTGCCTTTTTGTGTAGTAAGTGGTACACAACAAGGTGCGGCAGCGAGTTTAAGTGTTAGCCAAGCGATTCAGGATGATGAAGATTTAGTCGCAGCAAGTGCATACAGGGATATCAATGGTGATGGAGTGTTTGATGGCGCTGGAGATGGAAATAATGCATTAAATCTAGCTAAAATGATTACGGAGCCACTTGCAAACCTTGGTGATAATACATCTGTAAAAGGCTTCTACGCTTCGATTATCGGTAAACTGGGTGTAGACTCGCAGGAAGCATTAAGAATGCAAAACAACGCGGGTGTGCTTCAACAGCAGGTTCAAGAAAGAAAACAGTCTGTCAGTGCTGTCTCATTAGATGAAGAGATGACAAATATGATTACATTCCAGCATGCTTATAATGCTGCTGCTAGAAGTATGACTACAGTGGATGAAATGCTAGATAGAGTCATTAATAACATGGGATTAGTAGGAAGGTAG